The stretch of DNA tgttccctccctcttggttgtttggcctgaggcaacccaacttTGGAGActtcctgggctctttggtggggagaatggcggactctgggagggctcacgccaaggagtacttcccagaacgtctgctaccagtgtccttgtccccatggtgagccacagccaccacctgtctctgcaggagaccctccaacactgacaggtaggtctggttcagtctcatatggggtcactgctccttcccctgggtcccaacacgcacactgctttgtgtttgccctccaagtgtggagtctctgtttcccccagtcctgtcaaagtcctgcaatcaattcctgCTAGCCTTCCAAGTGTGAttctcccattgccggacccccagattgggaagcctgatgtggggctcagaaccgtcactccagtgggtggacttctgtggtctaagtgttctccagtttgtgaatcacccagcaagcagttatgggatttgattttactgtgattgcgcccctcctgccgtctcattgtggcttctcctttgtctttgggtgtgcggtatcttttttggtgagttccagtgtcttcctgtcggtgattgttcagcagttagttgtgttTCTGGTGTTGTTGCAAGGGGGactgagagcacgtccttctattccgccatcttgaaccaatatCTAAGATATATTTTAACAGAGATGCCCCAGTTTTAGTGAATGGTGACAGAAGACTGGGCAGAGATGTAATTTGTGATCCTCCTGTTGAATGAGAAAAGATGTGGTAAGGGATGAGGAGATAGAAATAGCTCCTATAACATAGGTGTTGCAAAAATTCAGGAGTTCcagaattaatattttcttaccAACTTTTCCTGTCTTCCAGAATAGTTTTTAGCATCTGGCAAGACTGTACCTACAAGGTTAGGAAATTTCTTAACTTACATTGTATGGAGTTTTAATACACTGTATAATGTTACATACTTGGTGGATCCTAAATAGATGATTTTGATACGaatgtttttctgatttttttttcccctagggtTGAGGCACATCataattcttccttttatttaagtggaatattttggttatttttttaccATTGTATACTAGAGGTTAGATTTCCTCCCCCCAGCCCGGGATTTGGGGgcagaagataaaattaaaacttatatatagaaaattgaGTACTTTTCAGGTGGGGCAAAATAGAACTTTTTCTCTGTTACCTTTCTTTGAAggtaaaatgtgatatataagtttttcattttctttcagcccATGAGCTTCCTTTCTAGGGTACAGGATTTTAGTAGgccatttatttctatttcttcgttaagaacaaacaaaaagcataGCCCTTTCTAGGATTTTTGGGAAGAATGGTGCTGGTTTTGATATGAAACCAGTGAAGAAATATCTCTGCCTTTGAAATTCTTGGAAATACCTTTTCTCctcattaaagaaataatatacttCTAAAGAGTAAAACCaaacaaatttataaagtaaaaagtgatAGAGCCCTGTAGTATTATAACCCAAAGATAACTGTTTTAACTGTATGTTGTATATCCATTTAGACTTCTTTCATTAAAGAAAGTTAACCTTAATTTTCAGGGTAAAAGCAGGATCATTCTCTGTACCGTTtccgtaattttttttttaaacttagtaaTATAGATGGACTGTTTTCAGTGCCAGTTAAATACTGATTAGCCTTAGTGGATGTATCAAGTTTAATTAACCAGTCTTTTGTTTATGGACATTTAAATTCTTGCTAGTGTTTTTCTAATATAGCATTCCAGTGATTACACTTGTAgatatgtcttggtgtatttGTGTGATAATCAGGTAatcaggataaattcctagaagtagaatttctgggtcaaagatTATACATGTTTTCAGTTTTGGTATATGTTACAAAATTGGCCTCTGAAAGGATTGTACCATATACACTCATAAGCAGTGGTCTGAGAGAACTGATTTTTatcacatccttaccaacattggCTATTATtaatcagtcttttaaatttttgcagGTCTAGTAGGCAaaaactttttttgtcttttcatttagtattaaaaatgtaaaaccctaCGGtttaattattccaaaataaaaattatacactgttgtgttatctgttttaaaataacattagtgATCAACTTACAGACTAGAGGACTCCTATAAACAGCTGTGGTTCTTATATTTGATATCTGGGTATCAGTGGCCCACGCAAAGCTGTGTTGTGGGCAAGTTTTATGAGTCAGTGTTCATGTTATTTATGAAGCCTTACTGACTTCATTGCTAATAGCCATAGAacagaattccttttattttattttatttattttttatttttttgcggtacacgggcctctcaccgccgcagcctctcccgttgcggagcacaggctctggacgcacaggctcagcggccatggctcacggccccagccgctccgcaacatgtgggatcctcccggaccggggcatgaacccatgtcccctgcatcggcaggcagactctcaaccactgcgccaccagggaagcccagaattccttttatttttaatgagatgatctaaatcaaatattaaaaagttgttttattcAGAGAACTCAGCCCTAATGTTAAGTGCTACTATTGTCCTGTTGAccttaatcagattttttttatcctccgtaagatcaggaaaaaaagctTCAAGTAAAACCTTTTTCTAACTTTCTAATATGAAATTTTCATATCTAGGGCACCTCAAACTCCAGTGCAAACTTTACTTTTCCTGGTTATCCTGTTCATGTACCAGCAGGTGTGACATTACAGATGGCATCTGGTAAgagtatagtttaaaaatattttgtttttagctttGGTACTAACTTCTGGGTCTTAACtttcatgattttaaataaacTGTATACCACAAGTTATTGAAGTTATAGGAACttttaataaaacttatttaaaaataataaatggtagTTTTTATTGTTATGGAAGCAGTCTACCACGAAATACACTAAGCCTGTCTACTAAGGCAGGTACTAAGCTTGTCCTATATTTCACTTCCAGTTCTCATCCCAACATTGTGTAAGATGCTTTATATAGGTTTTCTCTAATTCAAGTCAGTTACCTGAATTTTGACACACATGTGTCCTGGCTAGCTTTAATCAAGAAAAGCTAAAGATTAGATTTATCaacctttgcctcctttcttatTGGAGATTGtataagaatatttgaaaaatttggagattaacctCTGCTTTTCAAAGAACTGTTTCTTGATTTGAAAGAGAATCATATCTATTTTTTGGGTTGTTACAGAGTTTAAGCAAGCACCTGACTCaatgctcaaaaaataaatttcttctttcttctgattagtattattttaaaggaaagaggGGGGAAATTTGATAACTTTGGAAATTATTAAACCCTTTttggatatccttgtcttataGTTGTTATATGGTATCTTACATCTTAACTATAGGAAATACATTCTCCATGGTTAGGTTTCTTAAAATCCCAATTTGGGTCGTTAAGACTGTAATTTATTAAACAATGGGAGAGGTTCATGGAATAAATATTGGTAGCCTGTATGTGTCTCAAAATGTGCCATATAAGCAATAGTGGGAAATGGCTAGAGTTAAAgcaagatatatttaattttaaaaaataagagtaatatatatttattatagaaaacacaaaaaatctgaaaaataaaaggaaaactccTAGAGGTAACCACTATTAACATATTGACATATTTCCTCCTAGCCTCCTGtgcatgagatttttttttttaggaaatttaAAGGAAATTAGGATTCTGTTATActtacagttttgttttcttctttttaaggttACCTTTATAAAGTTAATGTACCAATTATGGTGACACAGACTTCTGGAAGAGCAAGTATTCTTCAGCATCCATTTCAGCAAGTATTTCAGCAGCTTGGGCAGCCTTCAATAATACAGACCAGTATTCCACAATTAAACCCATGGTGTCTTCAAGCAACTACTGAAAAATCACAGAGAATGGAAACTGTGCTCCAACAACCTGTAGTTCTTCGTTCTGGGACAGTGGATAGGAAACGTTTAGAAAATGCTACTGGTGATACTCTTTTACATCCTGGAAATCAGCATAAAATCATGTCTGAAGCTTTACTGAGTCAGACGGAAAACTCTCAGTATATCAGCCTTTCAGGTGTTGTATTTCCTCCACAGCTCTCTCAGATGGATTCTAATGTGGAGCCAGTGCTCAGTGTTTCAGCTAGCATGACTCAAAATCTGCATGGTGGGCCCCTGTCCACAGGCCCTCAGGGGGCTCAGCACCAGCACACGCCTGATGTTCAGCTTCGTGTTCTTAAAAATAGGATGTGTGGATGTGATTCTGTAAAGCAGCCAAGAAATACAGAGGAGCCCAGCAGCCTACCTCTCTCAAAGAAGGTAGTTCTATGTTCAATTTAATGGAATTAGGAGATAAACAGTAGCCAGTGATTAGATGTcgagtgtttttttttaaactgtaaggTTACTCAAaagcatgttttgtttttccctttagaagattcttcctttattatttttagtataacTAAATGCTCAGTATTTCTAAACTTTTAGTTTCAATTAATGAATtagaatatttctttaaagaaaatgcatttgtttTAAGGTAATCCATTTACCTCTCCCTTACATTGTGTCTGCAGATAAAATTTAAGATTCAGAAATGCATTCTAGTAATTAAATGAGTGTTTTGAGGTAATTCATTGTCATACTTAATATACAAAAGAggttcaaagtattttttttcttgctctacCTAATTTTCTTAAACTCCCATATGAAAGTTTTCTCTACATGAGGAATTATCTTGCTAGTAAATACTTTGTTTCTCCGTTTGCTAAAATACTAGTTAACTTAATTTCTTTTGGAATTCAAACCACTAAAAAATAGCTCCTAATTAGCCTTCCATATTAAAAATAGGTTTACATTATTAATTTCCAAGGAATTCATAGTGATGGCAGAAAGATTCATGGAGAATTTCACatggtaaaatttaaaaatcttgcaTTATctttttacaaatgtaaaattatgTCTTACAGCTAACTCCATTTATACAATTTAGTGACATATGACAAATAAAGGTTTGTGTCTCTAGCTAATGGTTTAGTGGTCCTTTAGAACCGCTGTACAAATCTGTAGCAATGTAGTAGTTAAGTGTCAccttaacatttttctagatagAAGGGGAAGGTACAGGGTACAGTGAAGGATAATGAACAAAGAATATGTCTATCAGAAACCATTTGACTTGTTTTAGAATATTTCAGATGTTTGATGAAGCCTGTTCAAAATCTTTTAGCAAGTCTGTTTTTGGTTTAGTTTGGTATAATGtattaagtttaaaatgtttattgagtgttcattatatttttcacataatatataaaatcaagAAATGGAGGATAAACTCATAATTATGAAACATTTGGTTTTGAgggaaaataactgtaaaataagCGTTTGTTTTTATCACTTGGAATATAACTTTTAGAGGCATTTTTCTCCTGCACTCTGTATGAACTTCGAAGATTTCTGGTGTGATGATTCAAGGACTTATTCTACTTACGTATTAGATGTCACATTGTACTTTGTTCTGATATGGGGAAGTAGATTAGTTAAGGGAGATTAAGGATTGTTTAGGGGCTAGTGGTTAAGAGTTTAAGCTTTAAAGCCACAATAGGTTCAAATTCTAGATTTACCACTTACAAGCAAGCTAGGTAATGTTGCTCTCTGAAATTCAGTCATAAGTCTGTAAACTGGGCATAAAACCAAGCTCATAATGTTTAGAATTATCAGAGATGTATATAGAGATTTTAATAGCTCTGTCACCATAATAAGCTTTAGATTAGTGCTATTATGCTTTATGGGCATGTGATATATTAGATAACTTTTCATATAACTTGTTGCTTGGTTTTAAAATCTATGTTTAAAACACAAACATCCAAACAGTCaaaagaatttaatttataacattttaaaaaacttactgtAGGTTAACTTAAAATAGTAATCTGGTAAAGTTTATGctgatttaattttcagaaaattttataaatagctCTCTATAAGTAGCTTTTCAGAAATTCTTATTGCTTAAAGCAAGTTACAATTAGCCCTACTTATTTACTTTTCCTGTATAGACTGCCAGAGATCTTAAGTTTTTATGCAGGTTTAGCATTATTActgtttcataaaatatattcctGACAATTTTTGACGTGTTCCTGTTTTAAAGTGCATATTACTATGTTAAGTTTTTCCTCAGTGTAGGAATTTTGTTTGCTAATCTTATAATGCTATAGAAAATTAGAAACTCAGGTCTTCATTGGAACTGCAAAAAGTaggagcagaaggagagaaatgggtATGGTGGTGTAccttctccagctcctttttatttcttgctgGCTCTCCCCGCCATCTTCATTGCCCTCTCtcccaaatattatcatttctgcTACCTTCTCTTTTAATTATTTACCTTTCTGACTGCTTCCTCTTATCTCCTTTGTGAGCTCCTCTTTATCTGACCTTGCTGTTTCCTAAGGTTCTATCCTCAGCCCATTTCTCTTCTTACTTTATGGTTTCCCTGGGCAATCTCATGCATTATCGTGGTTTTTAACTATGACCTGCTTGTTGATGACTGCATTTTCAGCCCAGTTATTTCCTTGAGCTTCATTctcatgtctgtttcctttctagACAGCTCTCCCTGAATGTTATAATAAGTTGTTGTTTCCTCATCAGAGATACTGCATAGTACCACTGCCCACCTGGTCTCCCAAGCTAAGGACTACAATGACTTTTTGGCCCCCTTTCCCCCTCATCCTCCTTATGTCATGTGCTTttgagaattattattattattttaattattattagtttttttgcggtacgcgggcctctcactgtcgtggcctctcccgttgtggagcacaggctccaggcgcgcaggctcagaggccatggctcacgggcccaggtgctccgcggcatgtgggaccttcccggaccggggcacgaacccgtgtcccctgcatcggcaggcggactctcaaccactgcgccactagggaagcccgagaattatttttatttatttattttaggccacgccacgtggcatgtgggatcccagttccccaaccagggatcgaacctgtgccccctacactggagtgcagagtcttaaccactggactgccagggaagtcctttaaaaattattttaaaaattgaaaaaaaaatttgtaaagtaTATACAGTGGACCCTTGAGCAGTGCAAGGGTTAGGGACACTGAGCTCCACGCAGTCAGAAATCTGCGTCTGACTTTATAGTTAACCCTCTGTATCCGTGAC from Phocoena sinus isolate mPhoSin1 chromosome 13, mPhoSin1.pri, whole genome shotgun sequence encodes:
- the GTF2A1L gene encoding TFIIA-alpha and beta-like factor isoform X3, whose protein sequence is MVSICLCSPFSCHTVCTKHCSHQQVGYTSLLIPAGKTLPTFTTAELGTSNSSANFTFPGYPVHVPAGVTLQMASGYLYKVNVPIMVTQTSGRASILQHPFQQVFQQLGQPSIIQTSIPQLNPWCLQATTEKSQRMETVLQQPVVLRSGTVDRKRLENATGDTLLHPGNQHKIMSEALLSQTENSQYISLSGVVFPPQLSQMDSNVEPVLSVSASMTQNLHGGPLSTGPQGAQHQHTPDVQLRVLKNRMCGCDSVKQPRNTEEPSSLPLSKKDSNSQMDLSLQVTDDDINEIIQIDGTGDTASNDEIGSTRDVDENKFLGITDAGDLKVLEEASSISNEDSMANSSDNEDPQVDLVEEDPLNSGDDVSEQDVPDLFDTDNVIVCQYEKIHRSKNKWKFYLKDGIMCFGGRDYVFAKAVGDAEW
- the GTF2A1L gene encoding TFIIA-alpha and beta-like factor isoform X2, producing the protein MVLGGASRAAQAQASRRWSSGHGVRQPGASLLIPAGKTLPTFTTAELGTSNSSANFTFPGYPVHVPAGVTLQMASGYLYKVNVPIMVTQTSGRASILQHPFQQVFQQLGQPSIIQTSIPQLNPWCLQATTEKSQRMETVLQQPVVLRSGTVDRKRLENATGDTLLHPGNQHKIMSEALLSQTENSQYISLSGVVFPPQLSQMDSNVEPVLSVSASMTQNLHGGPLSTGPQGAQHQHTPDVQLRVLKNRMCGCDSVKQPRNTEEPSSLPLSKKDSNSQMDLSLQVTDDDINEIIQIDGTGDTASNDEIGSTRDVDENKFLGITDAGDLKVLEEASSISNEDSMANSSDNEDPQVDLVEEDPLNSGDDVSEQDVPDLFDTDNVIVCQYEKIHRSKNKWKFYLKDGIMCFGGRDYVFAKAVGDAEW